Genomic DNA from Haloplanus aerogenes:
AACGCCTCGACGATTCGCTCGCCGGGCGCCACGTCGGTGGCGACGCCGTCGAGAAACGCTTCCCGAACTCGGCGTTCGAGGTCCACTTCGCGGTCGATCGTCGACTCCACCGCCACGTCGGCGTTGTCGGGTTCGACGGCGGCGACGGCCTCGCTCGCTACTCGACGGAACTCCCGGAGCGCCGCGGTCGGATCGGGCAGGTTGACGAGGAGCGCCTGACACGTCACGAGGTCGGCGGCGTCGTCGCGGACGGGGAGTCGCAGGGCGTCGCCGGCGACGACCGGCAGGTCCGTCTCCTCGCGGGCCACCCGCAGGAGCGACGGATCGGCGTCGACGCCGATCACCTCGCAGCCGTCCCCGGCTTCCGACGCGAGAACCCGCGTCAACTCGCCGGTTCCACACCCCACGTCGAGGACGCGGTCACGGCTCGGCAGGTCGAGGGGGGCGAGCGCCTCGCGCGACGACCACAGCCCGTCGCGCGTCCGGCGGAGGTAGTCGGCCGAGAATCTGCGCACGGACGCCGTACTGTGTCCGGGGGCAAAAGTCGTACTGTCGGCAGTCTCAGTCGTCCCCGTCCCCGTCCCCGGCCCTGCGGCGAGCGGCGAGGGCGGCCGCCAGCACCGACACCGCGGCCGTCGCCGCGCCGAACCCGGGCACCTCGACGGTCGTATTGTCGTCGACCCGGACTGAGTAGCCGGACGACGAGGTGGTCGGGGGCGGTGACGGCGTCCCCGTCGGGGTGGGCGCCGGCGTGTCCGTTTCCGTTCCGGTCGCTGTCGGCGTCGCCGTCGACTCCTGTCCCGGAACCAGCGTCGCCACCACGCCCGCGTGATCGGACGGCCAGAGTCGGTCGCCGTCGACGCTGATCCGGTTGGCCGGGTCGGCGCCGACCCGCGTCACGTCCGTCGCGCCGATGGCACCCTGGACGAGGATGTGGTCGATCCGTGCGCTGAGCGACACCTCGTCGTTCCGGAGGCCCGCGGCGTGACAGCAGGTGTGGCCGACGCCGTCGGCGGCGTCGCGGAACGTCTCCAGCAGTCGGTCGTAGGCGCCGAGTGACCCGCCCGGGCCACTGTTGAGGTCGCCGACGAGGGCGATCGGATCGCGGCGCTCGGCCAGCAAGCCCTCCAGTTCCACTGCCTGTTGCAGGCGCGTCTCGGTCGACGCCGATTCGAGATGTGTATTACAGAACGTCAGTCGTGTGTCGCCGACCGTCGCGTCGGCAATCTGGTAGCCACGCTCGACCGAAATCGCGCGGCCGTCCTCCGACAGCGAGACGGCGGCGTCGAACCGCCCCGCCGTCACCTCGCCGATCGTCACGTCCTCGTGGGCGAGAAGCAGGTCGCGATCGGTTAGCCGCACCGCCTTGCGCTCGCCGTCGACCGTCGCGGGCAGTTGGAAGTCGGTCGTCTCCACGGCGTCGACGACGCGGTACGGGAGGTCGCGGTCGTCGAGCGCCGTCAGCAGCGTCTCCCGGAAGTCGTGTCGCACCTCCGTCGCCGTCGGCGTCGTTCCGCTCGTCGGCTCGCCGGTCCGGATCAGTGCGGCTTCCTGCAGGCCGACCAGATCGGGCTCCGTTCGGCCGATTTCGGCCGCGATGGCGTCGAGACGCGCCGGGACGTGACTCCGATCGACCGATCGGAGCAGGTCGCTCACCGCCGTCTGGACCGCCTCGCTCCCCTCCGTCGCCGCCACGAGGAGGCGAAAGAGGTTGGCGCCGAGATAGCAGTTGCGGGTGGCGACCGTCACCGGTGTCGTCGACTCTTGGGCGCGAGCGTCGCCGACGAGCGGCGTCCCGAGGCCGACGACGCCGGCGCCGATCCCCGCGCCGCCGGCGAGTACGTCGCGTCTGGTGATGCCGTCGCTCATTCGTCGTGGGTTACGGCGGGTCGCGGGAAAAGCGTCGTGACTCCGTTACTCCGCCAGTTCGCGCACGCGGTCGATGTTCCACGCGAAGCCCTTGCCGTCCTCGTTCGGCGTCTCCAGCACGAACGGCGTCTCGCGCAGGGCGGGGTGGGTGACGATCCGGCGCATGCCGTCGACGCCGATCTTCCCCTCGCCGATGTGGGCGTGTTCGTCCTTGTTCGTCCCGCAGGCGTGCTTGGAGTCGTTGAGGTGGATGCAGTGGAGGTCGTCGAGACCGATCACGTCGTCGAATTCGTCGACCGTCTCGTCGACGCCGGCGGGCGTCGAGAGGTCGTAGCCCGCGGCGAACGCGTGGGCGGTGTCGAGACAGACGCCGAGGTCGTGATCGCTCTCGTCGAGGACCGTCGCGAGGTGTTCGAAGTCGCCGCCAAGTTTCGTGCCGCTCCCCGCGTCGCTCTCGACGAGGACGGTCACGCCGTCGGGCACGTCGAGTTCGTCAAGGGCGCTCACGGCGTTGTCGAGGCCGCCGTCGACGCCTGCTCCCGTGTGGGCGCCGAGGTGGACGTTCACGTACGCGATGCCGAGTGTGTCCGCGGCGTCGACCTCGCGTTGCATGCTCTCGATGGACTTCGCGCGCAGGTCGTCTTTGGGCGTACAGAGGTTGACGAGATAGGAGGAGTGGATGACCCACGGACCGTCGAGGTGTTCGGCGGTTCCCTCCCGGAAGGCTGCGGCCTCGTCGTCACCGACGTTCGGGTCCTGCCACACCTGGGGAGAGTGGGTGAAGATCTGTCCGCAGTTGCCGCCGACCTCGCGCTGGTTGTCCACGGCGTTGTCGACGCCGCCGGCGACGGATACGTGTGCTCCAACTCGCATACGAGTGGGTGGAATCGAGCGAGCAAAGGCGCTTCGAATCGCTCGAAGCCAACGGTTTTGGCGGTGTCTGTCGAACGCCCAGTATGGACGGGCCGATAGCGGTGGGCGAGACGGTGGCGGACGTGGGCGTCACGCTCGTCCGGCCGGACGGAACGGCCGAGGACGTGACGCTCGGCGAACTGGTCGCGGACTGTCCGGTGTTGCTCAGTTTCTACACGGCGGATTTCAGCCCCGACTGCATTGACGAGTGGTGCTCGTTCCGCGATTTCGACTGGTTCTCGAGCGGTGATCACGTGCAGGTCGTCGGCTGTAGCAAGTCGAGCGCCGGCCTCCACCGCCGCTTCATCGACTATCTCGATCTGAGCTTCCCGCTCTACACCGATCCCGACCTCGAACTGGCGGACGCCTTCGGCGTCACCTACCGCACGCTCGGCATCACGCGCCGCTCCCGGCGGTCGTGTTTCCTGCTCGATTCGGACCTGACCGTCCGGTATCGGTGGCTGGGCGACCACTGGCTCGACCCCACCCGAGACACGCCGCAGGTGGGCGAGATTCACGAGGCCATCGTCGAAGAACTCGACGTGTCCGACGCCGAGACGTTCGGCTTCTATAGTACCAATTGAAAGTCATCGCACAGCCGATCGCTCACCGTACTGCGATCGGCTGTGCAAACAGTTTCAATCGCTACTATCGCGCTCGCCCGGCCGTCGCTTCGTCCACGCGTCGTCCGCGTACTTGTCTTCCGCCCGCTCGCGCGCCCGGTCGAGTTCGTCGTCGGTCCACTCGCCCGCTTCGGCGTCCGCCCACTCACTCAGTGCCGCTTCGAGGGCGTCGACCGCCTCGGACCGTTCGATGTCCGCGTGGTCGTCGATACCCGTCACTCGTTCGCGGAACGTCGCGGCGTCGGCTGCGGGGTCGGTGAACACGGCGAGGTGACGCTCCGGGCGGACCGCGTAGGTGAGCGAGCCGTGCTGGACGACGGCGTCCGTCCGCCGGTGCTGGGCGTTGCCGCTCACCTTCCGCTCTCGCCCGTCCGCACCGGGCACGACCACGTCGTGTGCGGGGTGGAGTTCGCGCAGGTAACAGGCGGGCGCGTGGGCGGCCGGCCGCTCGGTCTCCGCGAATCGTGCCGGGACGCCCATCCGCTCGAAGGCGTCGAGGATCGGCCGGCAGAGCCGGTGATACGACTCCACGAGGTCGCTGGGGAGTTCCGCTTTCGGTGCGACGATGGTGTAGGAGATGTCGCCGAAGTTGTCGTGGTAGATGCCGCCGCCGCCGGTCGGGCGGCGCGTGACGCCGACGCCCTCGCGCTCGCAGTGGGCCCAGTCGACGGTGTCGGGGTCCTGGTGGTAGCCCAGCGAGAGCGTGCTGGGGTCCCACCGGTACACTCGCAGGGTTCGGGGGCCGCCGGCGGCGGCCGTCTCCGCTGCAATCTCGTCGAGCGCCATGTTCATCGGCCCCGACCACGCCTCCTCGCGGATCAGCCGCCACTCGCGGTCGGCCAGCGGGTCGCGTTCGTCCATACCCCTCACCGCGGGGCGGGGACGCAAAGGGGTTTCGTGGCGAACGACGCCGTCGGATCGTCTCCCCTCGTCTACATAGCTCAATGTACCCGGCCGTACGACGTGATAGGGGGACGTTGGACGGGGGAGCGATGGGTGGCGGCATGGACCGATACGAGGAGTTCAGACCCCCACGTACGGCTCATATAAAGCCCCTTTATTGGAACTGGAAGTCTGTCTGGTGATGGTCGATTCAAACCGGACGTTCGACGGCGCATCGCGGCGCAAATTCATGCTGGTCACGGGTACCGGCGCGGTCGCAGGTCTCGCCGGCTGTGGTGGCCAGTCCGGTGGCAGTAGCGGCGGCGAATCCGGCGGGAGTTCGGGCGGTTCGGAGTCCGACGGCACGCCGACCCAGACCGAGAGCAACGACAGTTCGTCGAGCGGGATGGACACGAGCGTCCTGACCGCCGACGGCTCCTCGACCGTGTTCCCGATCACGAACACGGGTGCGAGCTACTGGAACTCCAACCCCGAGGCGGGCGACGAGGACTACTGGCCGCAGTCGTGGGCCAGCGAGGAGTACGACACGGACATGCGCCTCGCGGACTTCTTCGCGCAGGACTACGGCTACGAATCGACGGGGCAGCGCTCGGTGCCGCCGTTCCGCGCGAGCGTCGCCCTCTCGCACTCGGGGACGGGTGTCGAGGGCGTCATGGAGGGTCGCGTCGACATCGGTGACTCCTCGGCCCCCGCACAGGCCGAACTCGCCGGCTCCGGCGTGAGCGACGCGACGCTCGATAAGTTCACCGACCACGTCGTCGGCGTCGACGGCCAGCCCATCGTCGTCAGTCGCGAAATCTACGACGCGGGCGTCACCCAGATCACCATCGAACAGCTCCGCCAGATCTACCGGCAGGAGATCACGAACTGGTCGGAGCTCGGCGGCCCGGACCGCGAAATCCTCGCGCTCGGCCGCGCCGAGGGTTCGGGGACCGACACCGCCTTCCGGAACAACGTCTTCGGCGACCCGAACGCGCCGATCAGCCCCGACCAGCGCTTCGGCCAGAACCAGCAGCTCCAGCAGGCCATCGGGCAGGTCGACAACGCCATCGCCTACATCGCGCTGGCGTTCGTCGAGCCGGACGGCGCGACGCCGCCCATCGGCCTCGAAATCGACGGCACGGTGTACGAGTACGGCAACAACCTCGGTGCGCAGGAGTACCCGCTCTCGCGTGACCTCCACGCGTACACGTGGGAGGGCACCTCCCGGAAGGAAGCCTGCTTCATCAACTTCCTCCTGAGTGACTTCGGACAGGAGACGTTCGTCGCGTCGAACAACTACTTCAAGCTCCCGAAGGATCGGCTCCGGACCGAGCGCGAGAAGGTCGCTCCGTCGAACTTCTCGTAAGGCGTCCGTCGAGCGGCCGACCTATCGACCGTACCCCAATTTTCGCATGTTACAATCGATACAAACACGCGCGACGCACGAACTCTCAGCGGCCGCCACGTTCGCCCGCAACTACCGCGTGCGGACGGAAGACGGGGCGCTTCTGATGCACCTCCTCGGTGGCCTGTCGACGGCCGTGGCATTCGTCCTGTTCCTGCAGGGCTCCCAGTGGACTATCGTCCCCATCCTCGCTCTCCTCGCGACGGCCGTCATCGGCTGGCGGCGGTATCAGGCGGAACTCGTGAAGGGGCTGACCTTCCTCACCACCGTGGCGACGGTCTCGATCCTGTCGCTCATCATCGTCTTCCTCCTGCTCCGGTCGGCTCCCATCGTCGCGGAGATGGGGCTGTCCCTGCTGACCCGGACCGGCCAGCCGCTGTGGGGCCAGAACGACGTCTACGCGCTGACGCCGATGATGATCGGCACCGCGCTCACGACGGTCATCGCGACGATCATCGCGGCGCCGCTGGGTATCGCCGGCGCCGTCTTCGTCAGCGAAATCGCTCCCCGACGGCTCCGCGAGGTCGTCAAACCGGGTATCGAACTGATGGCCGGCATCCCGTCGATCACCTACGGCTTCATCGGCCTCACCATCTTCAACCAGTACCTCTACACCGAGTTCCGAACGCCGACGATTGGCAACTACTTCGCGGCGGGTATCATGATCGGCATCATGGCGCTCCCGACGGTGGTGAGCGTCGCGGAGGACGCTCTCTCGACGGTGCCGGAGTCGATGCAAAGTGGGTCGCTGGCGATGGGGTCGACGAACTGGCAGACGACCAAGAGCGTCACCATCCCGGCGGCGCTGTCTGGCGTCTCCGCCGGCGTCCTCCTCGGCGTCGGGCGCGCCATGGGTGAGACGATGGCCGCGACGGTCATGCTCTCTCATACCAAGGGGTTTCCGACGCCCGTCTTCGACGTGTTCACCAACTACGGCGAGACGCTGACGACGGTCATCGCCTTCGAGGGCGGCAACGCGAGCGGCCTCCACATGAGCGCGCTGTTCGCCGCCGGCGTCGTTCTCTTTTTCATGGTGATGGTCCTCAGCGTCACCTCCCAGTGGATCGAGTGGCGGATGCACACGAAACTCGGCGGTGAGAACGCGTGAGTAACGTCGAACGCACCGGTCTCGTGACCGGCGAGTCGTCGCTCGGCGATCTGGTGGCCAACGTCGTCATCGCCGTCTCGCTCCTCGGCTTCCTAGCCTCGTGGGGCACCATCTTCCAGTGGCTCGACGAGACGGGGACGTACGTCGGATTTCAGCTGTTTCACCTGCTCGGGGGGTCGCTGTTCGTCCTCGCGGCCGGCCTCGCGTTCGCCGGACTCGGCTCGTATTTCGACTACGTCGATTCGACGCCGTCCGACAGCGCGGGTTTGACCGTCGGCGCTATCTTCGGCCTGCTCTGGGCAATCGTCGGCGGTCTCGCCGCCGCCCAGTGGGGTGGTAACGCACTCGTCGTGTGGGGGTCCGGGGCCGTCGCGTTCGGACTGCTCGGGTGCGTCGCCGCCATCTACCCACGCGAGGATCTCGGCTCGACGCTTCCAATCGCTCTCCTGCTCGGCTTGATCGGCTACGTCATCGTCTCCGGCCACATCAACGCGGGCTGGACGTGGACGCCGGGCTGGACCGGCGCCGAGTTCCCCGGCTCGGAACTCGTCCCCGTCCTCGTCATCCACGGCGCGCTGTTGGGTCTCTGGAGCGCCGCCAAGGCCAGACGGGGGTACGGCGCCCAGGGGCGGCAACACGGCGCCTACTGGCTCGTCGGGCTGACGGTCTTCTCGATGCTCGGCGTTCTCGCCCTGCTGATCATGTTCATCATCGTCCAGGGTCTCGACGTGATGCTGACGGGGGCGAGCCTCACTGGCGGACAGGTGCGCCTGTTCGGCGTGACACTCCCCTGGATCGAGGTGCCGTTCGTGACGAACGTCCCCGGTGGCCTGTTCGTCGACATTCCGGGTGTCATGCCCGCTATCGTCGGCACGCTGTGGCTCGTTCTCGGGGCCGTCACCTTCGCCGTGCCGCTCGGTGTCGGCGCCGCCATCTTCCTCACCGAGTACGCCGAGCAGGGCCGGTTCACCCAGCTCGTCGAGGTGGCGACCAACGGCCTGTGGAGCACGCCGAGCATCGTCTTCGGCCTGTTCGGACTGGCCTTCCTCGTGCCCCGCATCAGCGGGGGCAACTCCATCTTCGTCGGCCAGCTGGTGCTCGGCTTCATGCTCTTGCCCCTCGTCCTGATCACCTCCCGAGAGGCGATCAAGGCCGTCCCCGACGAGTACCGCGACGCCAGCGCGGCGCTGGGAGTCACGAAGTGGGAGACGATCCGCAGTGTCGTCGTTCCCGCAGCGATGCCCGGCGTCATCACGGGCGTCATCCTCGGCGTCGGCCGCATCGCCGGCGAGACGGCACCCCTCCTGCTGGTGTTCGGCGGCTCACCGTTCCCGAGCGCGGGGCCGCAGGTACTCCAGTCGTTCCGCTTCAGCACGACGCCGCCGTTCGTCACCAACGAGGCGCTCCTGTCGCCGGCGAGCGCCCTGCCCTATCAGCTCTACTCGTCGATCACCGCGGGCGTGTTCGACCACCCCGCCTTCTCCAGCACGGAGTACGGGTGGGGGACCGCGCTCGTCTTGCTCCTCCTCGTCATCGGTCTCTACGCCGTCGGCGTCGGGAGCCGGATCTACTTCCGGAGGAAACTACACCATGAGTAACGTCGAACTCGATCAGACCGAAGACGCACAGCCCGATCAGACGACCACCGGCGAGACCGACGAGCGAGTCCGCGAGGAGTGGCTCGACTACGACTTCGCCGGCGAGACGAAACTCTCCGCGACGGACCTCGACGTGTACTACGGCGACGATCACGCGCTCGACGGCATCTCGATCGACATTCCCGCCGAGAGCGTCACGGCCCTCATCGGCCCCTCGGGCTGTGGGAAATCGACGTTCCTGCGGTGTCTGAACCGGATGAACGACCGCATCAAGGCCGCGCGGGTCGAGGGCTCCGTCGAACTCGACGGCGAGGAAATCTACCAGGACGGCATCAATCTGGTCGAACTCCGCAAGCGGGTCGGGATGGTGTTTCAGGCGCCGAACCCGTTCCCGAAGTCGATTCGCGACAACATCTCCTACGGACCGCGAAAGCACGGCGACATCGACAAGGGGCTGCTCGCTCGGTTGCTCGGCCGCGACGACCGGGAGAAGGAGCGCGAACTCGTCGAACGGTCGCTGAAGAACGCGGCGCTGTGGGACGAGGTGAACGATCGCCTCGACGACAACGCGCTCGGCCTCTCGGGTGGCCAGCAACAGCGACTCTGCATCGCTCGCTGTCTGGCGACCGATCCCGAGGTCATCCTGATGGACGAACCGGCGTCCGCGCTCGACCCCATCGCCACGGCGAAAATCGAGGATCTCATCGGTGACCTCGCGGAGGACTACACGGTCGTCATCGTCACCCACAACATGCAACAGGCGGCGCGCATCTCCGACCAGACCGCCGTGTTCCTGACCGGCGGGCAACTGGTCGAGTACGGCGACACCGACCAGATCTTCGAGAATCCCCGGAGCCAGCGCGTCGAGGACTACATCACCGGCAAGTTCGGATAGCCGTGACCCGAGACGAGTACCAGCAGTCGCTTGCCGATCTTCGCGCGGACGTGCTCGCGATGGGTAATCTCGTCGGCAGCCGTCTCGACCGCGCCCTGATGGCGCTGTCGACGGTCGACGAGGCCGCCGCCCGCGCGGTCGCCGGCGCCGACGACGAGGTCGACCGGCGGTATCTCGACCTCGAATCGCGGTGTATCCAGCTACTCGCCCGCCAACAACCCGTCGCCAGCGACCTCCGTTTCGTCGCCTCGTCGTTCAAGATCCTCACCGATCTCGAACGCGTCGGTGATCTGGCGGTCAACCTCGCGCAGTACACGCTGGCGGCGGACCGCAAGCGGTTCGAGGAAGTCGATCTCTCCGCAATCGGCGACCTCGCACGCGAGATGCTCGACGACGCGATGGTCGCCTACCGGACCGACGACGCCGCCCTGTGTCGGGACATCGCCGAGCGCGACGACGAACTCGACGTGCTGTGTCAGCGGGCAAGCGAGCGCGTGGTCCGGGAGTTGATCGAACACGAGGTCGACGAGGGCGACTCCTGGGCCGTCGAGGAGTTGCTGGACGACGTGTCCCGGCTCCTGCTCGTCGTTCGCGACCTCGAACGCGTCGGTGACCACGCCGTCAACATCGCCGCACGCACCCTGTACATGGTCGAAAGCGACCCGGCACTCGTCTAACATGGAAACCCGCAAACTCCAGAAGATCGGCGGTTCGACGTATTCGGTCTCCCTGCCCAAAGAATGGGCCACGGAGCATCATCTCGAAGCGGGGATGCCCATCCACCTCTACCCCCACACCGACGGCTCGCTGGTCGTCCGGAGCGCGGCGCAGGACGGCGGTCCGCTCTCGGCGGTGACGGTCGACCTGCCGACGGCAGACACCAACGCGGTCGAGCGCGCCCTCCGCGCGGCGTACGCCGTCGGCTACGACACCATCACCCTCCTCGCGCCCGAGACCACCGAGTTCACCGCCGACGAGCGGCGGGCCGTTCGCCGACTCGTCCAGACCATGGTGGGACTCTCGGTCACCGAGGAGACGACGGATCGGCTCGTCGTCGAGAACCTGCTCGACGCCTCGGAGGTGTCGATCCGGCAGTCGGTGATCCAGCTCCAGTTCACCGCGTGCTCGATGCACCGCACTGCTATCGAGCGCGTGGCGAATCGAGCCACCGAGCGGGAATCCGACCGGCTCGCCGGACGCGACGACGAGGTGGATCGACTGTTCGAGATGATCACCCGCCACTTCAACCGCTCGCTCGCCGATTTCGCGGAGATCGACGACCTCGACGTGCGTCGGTCGGAGCTGTTCGATTACTATCTTGTCGCGCGCCAGCTCGAACGGATCGCCGACCACGCCGTCCGCATCGGCGCGCTCGCCAGCCGGATCGATCCGACGGTCGACGACGACGTGTTCGCGGAGGTGGGCGCCCTCGCGGGGGCGACTTGTGAGGTGGCCGAGACGGCGACGACGGCCGTCCTCGAAACCTCCGCCGAGCGCGCCCACGAGGCGCTGGATCGACGCGACGCCGTCGGCGACGATCTCCGCGCGCTGGATCGGGCGCTCTTCGAGCGGTCGCCCCCCGGCGCCTACGCCCTCTCGCGCGTACTCGCCAGCCTCACCCGCACCGCCGACTGCGGCGCCAACGTGGCCCGCGTCGCCCTCCGCGCGAGCGTGCGTCCGGACGAGTAGTTATCGCCACGGCGGGTGTGGCGGTCGGATGGTCGAGAGATACGCGGCCAGATCCGCCGCGGTAATCACGCCGATTACGCTCTCCCCGTCGACCACCGGGAGGTGGTAGTGGCCGCTCTCGACCATCAGATCGGCCGCGACGGTGATGGGTTCGTTTCCCGTCGTCGTCACCACGTCGTGGCTCATGACCGTCGAGACGGGCGTCGACGCGCTCTCCTCGCCGTCGGCGACGACGCGCACGAAGTCGGTGGCGGTGAGGATACCCCGCAGGCTGCCCGCCTCGTCGACGACGACCACGGAGCCGATGTCGTGGTCGAGCAGTACCCGTCCCGCCTCCCGGAGTGTGGCGTCGCCGCCGACCGAGTGGACTGGCGCCGACATGAGACTCCCGACGAACACGTCTTCCATCCGGTGTGAGACGCGGTCACACAGTATAACGCTGTCGCGGAATTGCGGCGGGTACAAGTGTGCCTCCGCCGTCCGGAGGTGTATGACGACCCAGCCATCCGTCGTGATCGTCGGCGGCGGCGTCGCCGGCCTGTCGGCGGCCACGTTCGCCGCTCGTGCCGACTTCGAGACGCGCGTTCTGAACAGAGAGGGACGAAGTCCCTCTGGCAGCCGGACGCAGTCCGGCGACGCGGGTGACTCCATCCTCCGTCGCAACGCCCATCTGGAGAACTACCCCGGCTTCCCCGCCGGCGTCAACGCCCGCCTGTTGCTCGATATGATGGCCGAGGGCGCGGACCGGGCGGGCGCCGACCGCCGCGAGGCCGAGGTGACGCGGGTCGCCCGCGATGGCGACGAGTTCGCCGTCGAAACCGCCGCTGGCGAGGAGTACCGGGCCGACTACGTGATCGCCGCGACGAAGAACGCGGTCGACTACCTGCCCGCGGATGTCGAACTCGTCGACCGCGGGAAGTCGTTCGTGGTGACGGACGAACGCGGACGGACGGCCGTCGAGGGCCTGTACGCAGCCGGTCGCCTCGCCGGCAAACCGCATCAGGCCGTCGTGAGCGCCGGCCACGGGGCGGAGGTGGCGGTGACGATGCTAGAGGACGCCGACCACCCCTTCTACCACGACTGGGTGGCGCCCGACGGCTACTTCACCGACCGCGGCCGGGACCTGCCACCGGGGTGTGAGGAAATCGACGACACGGAACGGCGGGCGCGCGAAGACACGGCCCGGGAGACGATGCGCGAGCGGTTCGCGGCGCCACATCCCTCCGACCAGCCGACGCATCCGAGCCTCGACGACGCCTGACTATCCGTGACGGGCGAAGCGCCTTTGCCGCGGACGGACGACGTGCATCGTATGGCCGACGACGACATCGACGACGTGGATCGGGCGATCCTGCACGCCCTCCAGGAGGACGCGCGAAACATGTCGTCGGGCGACATCGCGGAGCGCACCGGCACGTCGGACAGCACGGTCCGCAAGCGCATCCGGCGGCTCGAATCCGCTGGCGTGATCAAGGGGTACAGCGCCGAAGTCGACTACCAGCAGTCGGGCTATCCGCTCCGGATGCTCCTCTTCTGTACGGCCTCGATCCCCGAACGAGGATCACTCATTCCGGAAATCCTCGATATCGACGGCGTCGTCTCCGTGCAGGAACTGGTCACGGGCGAGGAGAACCTGCTCGTCACCGTCGTCGGCGAGTCGGACAACGACATCACGCCCGTCGCCCAGGAACTGCTCGATATGGGCATCACCGTCTCCGACGAGGTACTCGTCCGGAGCCACGAGTCGAAACCCTTCGGGGAGTTCGCACCGGAGTGAGAGGGCACGCCGAATCACGAATCGTTCCCAAAACACGAGTTCTTCGAACGATTCAGTAATACACGACGCCAGCGCCCCGCCTCGGTTGCTCCCCCACCTGCCGTCTCCGGCCCGCAGCGCCGTCCGTACACCGTCCTCGGTCGTCAGGCAGAAACCATAACGTTCTATAATAATATTTTTACAGAACATTTTGATCAAATAGAAGAATTTAATAACCAATCTGTTCGTAGAATGGGGTAGAGATGACCGATACCGCTCGCTGGTAGGCGCATCCGGTCGACAACACGAACGATGACAGGCTCGGATCAGCAGACGACGGTCGGATCGCTCCCGGAGA
This window encodes:
- the pstA gene encoding phosphate ABC transporter permease PstA, which gives rise to MSNVERTGLVTGESSLGDLVANVVIAVSLLGFLASWGTIFQWLDETGTYVGFQLFHLLGGSLFVLAAGLAFAGLGSYFDYVDSTPSDSAGLTVGAIFGLLWAIVGGLAAAQWGGNALVVWGSGAVAFGLLGCVAAIYPREDLGSTLPIALLLGLIGYVIVSGHINAGWTWTPGWTGAEFPGSELVPVLVIHGALLGLWSAAKARRGYGAQGRQHGAYWLVGLTVFSMLGVLALLIMFIIVQGLDVMLTGASLTGGQVRLFGVTLPWIEVPFVTNVPGGLFVDIPGVMPAIVGTLWLVLGAVTFAVPLGVGAAIFLTEYAEQGRFTQLVEVATNGLWSTPSIVFGLFGLAFLVPRISGGNSIFVGQLVLGFMLLPLVLITSREAIKAVPDEYRDASAALGVTKWETIRSVVVPAAMPGVITGVILGVGRIAGETAPLLLVFGGSPFPSAGPQVLQSFRFSTTPPFVTNEALLSPASALPYQLYSSITAGVFDHPAFSSTEYGWGTALVLLLLVIGLYAVGVGSRIYFRRKLHHE
- the pstB gene encoding phosphate ABC transporter ATP-binding protein PstB: MSNVELDQTEDAQPDQTTTGETDERVREEWLDYDFAGETKLSATDLDVYYGDDHALDGISIDIPAESVTALIGPSGCGKSTFLRCLNRMNDRIKAARVEGSVELDGEEIYQDGINLVELRKRVGMVFQAPNPFPKSIRDNISYGPRKHGDIDKGLLARLLGRDDREKERELVERSLKNAALWDEVNDRLDDNALGLSGGQQQRLCIARCLATDPEVILMDEPASALDPIATAKIEDLIGDLAEDYTVVIVTHNMQQAARISDQTAVFLTGGQLVEYGDTDQIFENPRSQRVEDYITGKFG
- the phoU gene encoding phosphate signaling complex protein PhoU, with translation MTRDEYQQSLADLRADVLAMGNLVGSRLDRALMALSTVDEAAARAVAGADDEVDRRYLDLESRCIQLLARQQPVASDLRFVASSFKILTDLERVGDLAVNLAQYTLAADRKRFEEVDLSAIGDLAREMLDDAMVAYRTDDAALCRDIAERDDELDVLCQRASERVVRELIEHEVDEGDSWAVEELLDDVSRLLLVVRDLERVGDHAVNIAARTLYMVESDPALV
- a CDS encoding phosphate uptake regulator PhoU encodes the protein METRKLQKIGGSTYSVSLPKEWATEHHLEAGMPIHLYPHTDGSLVVRSAAQDGGPLSAVTVDLPTADTNAVERALRAAYAVGYDTITLLAPETTEFTADERRAVRRLVQTMVGLSVTEETTDRLVVENLLDASEVSIRQSVIQLQFTACSMHRTAIERVANRATERESDRLAGRDDEVDRLFEMITRHFNRSLADFAEIDDLDVRRSELFDYYLVARQLERIADHAVRIGALASRIDPTVDDDVFAEVGALAGATCEVAETATTAVLETSAERAHEALDRRDAVGDDLRALDRALFERSPPGAYALSRVLASLTRTADCGANVARVALRASVRPDE
- a CDS encoding CBS domain-containing protein, which codes for MEDVFVGSLMSAPVHSVGGDATLREAGRVLLDHDIGSVVVVDEAGSLRGILTATDFVRVVADGEESASTPVSTVMSHDVVTTTGNEPITVAADLMVESGHYHLPVVDGESVIGVITAADLAAYLSTIRPPHPPWR
- a CDS encoding FAD-dependent oxidoreductase, with protein sequence MTTQPSVVIVGGGVAGLSAATFAARADFETRVLNREGRSPSGSRTQSGDAGDSILRRNAHLENYPGFPAGVNARLLLDMMAEGADRAGADRREAEVTRVARDGDEFAVETAAGEEYRADYVIAATKNAVDYLPADVELVDRGKSFVVTDERGRTAVEGLYAAGRLAGKPHQAVVSAGHGAEVAVTMLEDADHPFYHDWVAPDGYFTDRGRDLPPGCEEIDDTERRAREDTARETMRERFAAPHPSDQPTHPSLDDA
- a CDS encoding Lrp/AsnC family transcriptional regulator; protein product: MADDDIDDVDRAILHALQEDARNMSSGDIAERTGTSDSTVRKRIRRLESAGVIKGYSAEVDYQQSGYPLRMLLFCTASIPERGSLIPEILDIDGVVSVQELVTGEENLLVTVVGESDNDITPVAQELLDMGITVSDEVLVRSHESKPFGEFAPE